The Rosa rugosa chromosome 1, drRosRugo1.1, whole genome shotgun sequence genomic sequence GTACTTTTTCGGAACTAGTCACTCTGTCTCGATATGAAGCAATGCTATGTGTAACATGTTTTGATGAATAGTATTGGTTTCTATCTCATTGCAGATATACCAATGCAAAGGAAGGCTTCACTTCAACGCTTCCTGGCAAAGAGGAAGGATAGGTAAGCTAAAACCATTCTGGCATGGCTTTGATTATTGTGGGTTGTGCTGCTGGTTTAGGTTTCGATTTTGACGCTGCCGCGGTTTTATTATGGTGTCTAATTGGTGAATTTTCTTGGCAAATTAACAGGATTAACAGCACGGCTCCATACCAAATGAGCAGCCCCGGTCCTTCAGGCCCTGCAAAGCCGGAAGCTGAAAGCAAGTCATGGTTAGGCTTGGCAGCTCAGCCAACTCAGTAATCTGAGCTCCGATTATATGATGCATACTTAGGCTTCCTATAGTTTCGATTCCTGCTATTATTATCTTTTCAATTTTGGTGGCTTTAAAAAGCCCGAAATTTGGTTATTAGTCCTGTTCTTCTTAATTTCCTTTATCAAGGCTTGCCTCAACTACTGCTCGAGCTAACTGTTGATTAAATTTCAGTTTCTGTAATTAAACTCCATATGAAATGAAGGAATTCGATCAATGATAAAAATTTATTATTCAGTTTCTTAGTGGGTGTATCATAATGTCTATGTTCAGATAAGAAAGCATAGTTCTCAGGCATGTTAAACGTTCATCTGGGGTTGTGTGGTGTTCAAAATCCTCTatctttccattcatttcatgTGGCCCATTTTGTTCTTGTGGTGGCCATTTTataaagtaaagaaaacaaaaatggtGCAACACACATGCCTTGTGTTGTGTGACCAACATCAAGGGGGTCGGGGTTGGGGTCTGTGTCCATATGTTTGTGAAATCCATGTGCACAAAAGTTTGTTGCTAAGATGCCCTCACTTTTCTATTTTTGGTAAACAATAGATATTTCCATTTTTGGTATTCAAAATTACAACTCGAGAGATTACGGATGTTTTTTTTGTCTTAATTTACGGATACTATATAATGTATCAAAATACAAGTCGCATTAGAAATTATTCATGCATTGACCAAAACctcaactatttttttttttttttgaatagaagttgatTGTTATTCAATAATCAACAGCCAATTTGGCCATAGCTTACAAATTTACATAAGAATCCCGGTAAAAAAAAATCCGGTAAAACCTAAATAAGCTAATGCAAACTAATTAAAATCATTGGGAATCCCACATTTAAGCAAGCCTATCCAAGAGTAACAAAGCTTCGCCTCCCATGGATAAAtattcaactagccctcacttaccaagcacgcaattgtggtacaagtaaaagactagaaacgtcatagaagactcatagaaatTTAATCACCCTCGTACAAGCTTAGAACCCATTCAGAACAATTAAACAATAGATAGCTCCTTCCCTTTCGAGATGAAGTTTAAATCCTCATCAATAATATTACCGTCTTCTTTCTCCTTTGCCGGACTCCGCTTAACCCGTCCAGGAGAACGACCCCTCTTCTTTGGAGCTGGTCCCACAGAAATCGGAACCTCCACCAACTCACCAAGCTGAAATTCCCAAGGTATAATAGCCAAACTAGGCTTGAATTGCTTTTTCCGTACACCCAAAGACCCAACAACAACCAGCTTAGCAGAAGCCAACCCATCAGAAACAAGCCCAACAGCAACTAGCCCAGCAGTCCCAGCCGCATGGCCCACATTGTAACCAGGCCCAACCATATGACCAGTCAAATCAGCGGTTAACCCTAATTCAAAAGGGTTTCCCGTCGATTTTTTCGGAGTCACCGCTGCACCTTCTGCAGTAGCCCTCGACGCCATCCAACCACGACCCCCCTCGACCCAGGAGCTTCTGGCATCCACTCCAACAACCCATAGGACATCACCGGCCCCACGATCTCCGGCACAGAGACCGGTGACCGCGACGCCGAACCCAGCACTGTCCAGCTCGTCTGCACCCCTTCTGGGCCCGACACCGCCAATGGCAGCGTCTCCACCTCCATTCTACGATCACAAATACCACTTCCATGACTGAAAACACTGCACGCCGAACAGAGGCCGTGACACTTTTCATACTGCAACTCCACCAACACCGAGATCACTGGCGAAAATTAGAAGATCCACTGCGCCCAGATCCTCAGCCGAACGTCCTGCACCACACGAATCCGCTGAATCGGATCCTTCCGCTGCACCCGCCCCCTGATCAACCCGAACGAAACCTCCCAGTGCTTTGTTGATTAAAGTCAGAGCCTTCTCATTGCACATAGCAATGCGCAAACCCTTCACCGCCACCCAAACCTCAAGGAGGTGTAGCGGCGCCGCCTTAAGGGCAGAGATGCTATCGTTGTCGGCTAAGAGCAGCATTGAATTGTTCTAGAACCATGGCCCCCCAACAAGGATCTGATCCTTCACCTCCCTCTCCTTGAATTGGAAGACGAAAACATCATCTTCCTCCTGCCGGATCAACACTCTCTCCTTCAAACCCCAGACATTGGAGATCGCCGCTGAGAACGACGGGATCACCACCACCTTCTTCGACAGAAGCTGGCCACAGAAATAAAAAAACGAGTCGTGGATAGCATCCTGTCCTCCATGAAGGCTCACAATGGCCTCCTCTAATAGTGTATGAGGACCCATCGCTCTCTCCTCCGCCATCACGTCGCAGATCTCGATCAGTTGAACAGCTAGGGCagaaaaaccctagcagagcaaaccCTAGTGTATGAGGATCCTCAACTAATGTTATCGCAACTAGATCTTTGTTGCTTTAGTGGTTTGCAAGATTGACTAATTCAATTAGTAGAATCGACACGAAACTTCTTCAAATGCCCCAAGATGCTGACGTTTTGAATCACAGATTAAAATATGCCCATTCTAGATTTCCAGCAATTCAAATCCTCATCCACATTCCATTTGCTGAAAATATTGTTTATTCAAAACGTCGAAATCTCGAAAAAACAATGACAATTCCTCCAAACCCCCAACAAGGACAATAATTTCTGCAGCTGAAACTGAGCTACAATGTTCCAACTTGACTCGAAGACTTCTCATACTATTCCCTTGAATAATGAGTTTCTGCAGATCAGTTTGCCTTGTTTATAATATCTCTGGAGGACTTGGACTTGTTTAAGCTAAATGCACGCGGATTCAAACGTGAACAAGGAAAATTGCCCCTGAAaaattttctttgcttttgttaGAAGATAAGTATGCAGCATCTGAAATTAACTAATCGAATTTATGTAATGGCAGACATATACTTTGATGAGTTTGATATTATAAGCATGGAAACGTTTTGGTGGATATTGGCAAGCATTCAGAATCTTATATAATAAAGTTTGATATGGTTTTCAAATTGTCACGTTGTTCACGTCTGTGATGGCTTGCATTATTATTTGGGAATTCTTCAGCAAGAAAATAAAGGAGACATGCACCTAATATGAGTGAGCATGAAAAGTTTTTGCCATTGGAGATGTTTTAATCGATTGGCCATCACATGCTATGTTGATGGTGGTAGGCAAGTAGGGTCGGTTTTCTTTTTGACCCCATATTTATTCTTTTTGATGGTGATTTTATTGTGTGCAATGCATGTAAGCGTAATTTTTACATATATTGGTGGGTGAAACTACTCGTTCAACTATTTTCACTTCAATATCAAAACTCAGTTTGTGAATTGTCATTTAAGGATCATCGACAAAACATAAATAAAGTAATAAACAActaaattatatatttttgataTGATAAACGATGGAACAGTTTAAGTGAGCATAACTAAATTGTTGTATCAAAACCAGGGACGTAGCCAGAAATTCTCGGAGGGTTGGGCTAATTTTAGCCATACAAAAGTTTTgcgaagatttttttttttttgaggttttcGGCGATCCGTCATTTTATTCAATaactataatatatatacatacatttcAATATCACAATTAACAATTGACAAGCAAGATGGAAATCAGTAATGCAAATATGTAATTATGCAAAATTAAATGGCCTAAGCTTAGATATTCTCTCATTAAATGCTTAACCAAAATGAAATGAGTAATGCAAATTAAATGGCCACTAAGCTTAAGGACAAACACGGACCTCACGGACAAACAATTATCAAACATCATCAACAACCGATCTCACGGACAAACACCAAATATCATTGTAGATGGACaacccattcccaattatcaaaTATTGTCAGCAATGACAATCAATTATCAAATATCATCAACAACCCATAAACCATTCCCACTGGCCACTACAAATCTTAGATTCTCAGATCAACCAAACCCATCAACATTCAACAACTCATTCCCACTACAAATCTCAGATTCTCAGATCAACCAAACTCATCAACAACCTATTCCCAGTTTCCTACTACAAATCCCAGATTCTCATATCAAACAAAAGTCCAAAACATGGGTAATCAGTTTACCTGGAATTATGGGATTGAAGGAGTCGTAGACTCGTAGTAGAGGTGGCTCGGTGGCAAAGGAGGTGCTCAGGCGTGGTCGCGTGGAGCGGTGGAAGTGGCTCTGCGGACTGCCGGGACTCGCAGCTGGAAGGCGCAAGCAAAATCGGGACAGCGGGAGATGGGGAGAGTCTGAGAGTCGGGAGTGTCAACATGCAGCAGCAAATCAttagtgtgtgtgtatatatatatatatatatatatatatatatatatatatatatagagagagagagagagagagagagagagagagagagagagagagagagagagagagagagagagagagagagagagagagagagagagagagagagagagaatttcagctaccgtccccaaactatgctgccaaggccaatttgatacccgaattctcaaaagtatcaatgtgatacccaaagtcgTATTTtaacatcaacgtgatacttccgtaaaAAAATTCTAACGgctccgtttgtttgctgacgtggcaagcacgtggccCCCCAAAAAAAGTgcaatgaccaatttaccctttttttttgttaattcattttttttcttttcatttcttttttttcttcttcttctctgggaTCGatcgctctctttctctctcttcctttcccAATCTACTCATCTCTCCTTTCTATCACAAAAAGGCAGATCGAACCAGAAGCACCTACGGTGCATGAAAGTGGATTCCGATGGCGAAGCGAACCAACCACCTCTGCACCAATCCCAATTCCGATCCGAACCAACCACCCCAAGATGACGATTCCCTCATAACCCAAGTCCTCCGACCCAATGAGAAAGACTGGAACTTTGACCAACTCCACACCCTCCTCTTCCCCAACTCAACCTCTCCTTCTCCTCACTCCCTTTTCCTCATCACTCGCCGCCTCGACGCTCCCTCCAAAGCCCTCAAATTCTTCAATTACGTCTCCGAAAACGTGGCCGGAACCCCTCGAGGATCCAAGGCTTTGCTCTCCTCCGCATTCCAGGCCCTTCTGGAGCTCACATTGCGGGAGCCCACCTCGAAAAAGAAGCTCTTTGAGCTTTACAAGATGGCCAAGGACCGGAATGTCCCGCTGAATCTCAAGGCCGCAGGTCTGATTGTTCTGTCCATGGGCGCGGCTGGGATGGAGGACGAGGCTCTCACAGTGTTTAACGAGCTTCATTTGGGGTTGAAAACTACTCATATTCGCAATGTGGTGATTGGGATGTTACTGAAGATTGGGCGAGTAGATGATGCACTGAAGGTGCTCGACGAAATGCTTCACCCAGGGCCAGAAGCGAAGTTTCGGGTACCGGCGATGTTGTGATCGGCTCATTATTGAGGAGAGAGCAGATAGGGAGGAGTGTCAGTGAGGAAGAAATTGTGGAGTTGGTGTCGAAATTTGGTAAGCATGGTGTGTTTCCTAATAACACAATACTTACGAAATTGGTCACTGTTTTGTGTAGGAATAGGAAGGTTGGTATTGCTTGGGATGTTTTACATGATGTCATGAAGATGGGTGGTGCTGTAGAAGCTTCTTCGTGCAATGCGCTTTTGACAGCTTTGGGAAGAGGTAATGATTTTAAGAGGATGAGTGAGCTTATGGCGAAGATGGAAGAGATGGGCATTAAGCCCGATGttataacttttggtattcTTATTAATCTGTTATGCAAGTCTAGGAGAATAGATGCTACCTTGGAGGTTTTTGAAAAGATGAGTGGAGGGGTAAAGGGGGTTTCCGCTGAACCAGATGTGATCGTCTATAACACTCTGATTGATGGACTTTGCAAAGTGGGAAGGCAGGAAGAAGGATTGCGTTTGTGGATTCCGATCTGCCTTTTTGTGATAGAAAGGAGAGATGAGTAGATTgggaaaggaagagagagagagagagagcgatcgatcccagaagaagaagaagaagaagaagaaaaagaaaaagaaatgaaaagaaaaaaaaatgaattaaaaaaaaaagggtaaattggttaTTGCACTTTTTTTGGGGggccacgtgcttgccacgtcagcaaacaaactgAGCCATTAGAattttttgacggaagtatcacgttgatgttaAAATAcgactttgggtatcacattgatacttttgagagttcaggtatcaaattggccttggcagcatagtttggggacggtagctgaagttttctcatatatatatatatatatattttatttgggCTATACCCCTACTTAACAGATTTTGACCCAAATTTTTCCTTGGGCTGTAGCCCAAGTAGCCTTAGTCTTGGTTACGTCCTGATTATGATTATTACTATGATGATGGTTGAATAGTAATTTAAAAGATAAATAGTTTATTATTACCAAAAGTAGTATATTTGTTTAATATACATTTCGAATCATCGTTTTCTTGTAGTTGATGATGGTTGGTTGAATAGTAGTTCAAAAGATACAAGGTTTAGATCGTAAAAGTGTAAGATAAATCTGTTCTTTATTATTACTAAAAGTAGTATATTTGTTTAATAAACATTTCTAACAATCGTTTTCCTGCAGTTGATGATGGTTGAAGAGTAATTTAAAAGATACACAGTTTAGATCGTAAAAATGTAAGATGCATATGTTCTTCACAAATTAGAGATATGTGAGTGTTTTCTAGCTCATACGTATAACCTTAGCCCAAGGATTAGTTGGGTGATATGGGTTTGCATGGCTTTTGTTTGGGCTTTTGCTCATGAAGCAAAGCTGAATGAATCAATTTGCTTCTTGAGAGGACGGACAGCTAAGTAAATTGCTTAATTGAAGTAGACAAGGGTAGGAAGGCACTTTAGCCCGATAACTTCTAAAAAGGCCTAATGTAAttgagtttagggtttagggactGCCATTCGTTACTTCCCCGTGTATTATCAGAACACACACATGTGAAGGTAAGAGAGTTACCTCATTCACGTCGAATTCAAATTGATAATGAGGATTTTCGTTCTAGATAAGTAAACACGTGTTACCTCTGGATCCGGAATTtggattggttttgttttgggcTTTGGCCCATTTCATAGGAGACCCCAAAAGAAATTAATTGTgaaagataaaaattgaggagatatatattattattattattatggcttaattaatac encodes the following:
- the LOC133736743 gene encoding pentatricopeptide repeat-containing protein At3g61520, mitochondrial-like codes for the protein MAKRTNHLCTNPNSDPNQPPQDDDSLITQVLRPNEKDWNFDQLHTLLFPNSTSPSPHSLFLITRRLDAPSKALKFFNYVSENVAGTPRGSKALLSSAFQALLELTLREPTSKKKLFELYKMAKDRNVPLNLKAAGLIVLSMGAAGMEDEALTVFNELHLGLKTTHIRNVVIGMLLKIGRVDDALKVLDEMLHPGPEAKFRVPAMLNRKVGIAWDVLHDVMKMGGAVEASSCNALLTALGRGNDFKRMSELMAKMEEMGIKPDVITFGILINLLCKSRRIDATLEVFEKMSGGVKGVSAEPDVIVYNTLIDGLCKVGRQEEGLRLWIPICLFVIERRDE